One Fimbriimonadaceae bacterium genomic window, CGGGTGCCGCCAGGTGATCCTCAACATGCACGGGGTTCGATTTTTGGATAGTTCAGCACTGGGGACCTTGGCGCTCGTGGCGCAAAGCCTGAGCGGCACGCCGGGACGGATCGGGTTGCTGAACCCGCAAAGTTACGTGAAAGAGATCATCACCTTGGCCAATCTCCATCAAATGTTGCCGGTCTACCACTCGGAGCAGGACGCCATTGCGGCAACCGACCTGCCCGCGGCCGGTTGAAAATTCTCAGGAGCAGTCTACGTGGGTGAGCCCGCACCGCAGAGCACACCGCCGGTCGACGTCGCGACGGCACCCAAACCGGCGCCGGTGATTTTACTCGTCGACGACGACGAAATCACCAGGATCGGCATGGCCGGCCGGTTAAAGCGTTTGGGGTATCGTGTAATCGAATCCGTCGATGGAAGCGCCGGATTGGCCGCCATCCGCGCGCACCGACCGGACTTGGTGATCCTCGATTGGATGATGCCGGGCATGGATGGGCCCAGTGTCTGTGAAGCGATTCGTGCGGACCCGGAGTTACGATCGAGTCAGGTCGTACTCATGACGGCGCATGACCGGCCTGAACAGATTGCCGAAGGCCTCTCGCGCGGCGCCGACGATTTTCTCAGTAAAGCCGCCAGCAAGCAGGAAGTCTTGGCGCGAGTGCAGGCCAGCCTCCGGTCCAGCGCTCTGGTCCGTGAAATTGAGCGCACCCGGGACGATCTGGATCGGTCGCACAAACTCCTCTCCGCCAAACAGCATGAGCTGGAGAACGAGCTCCAGTCGGCCGCAGCCTTCGTGCGCGCGCAACTCCCGTTGCCGGGGATTCCGGCGCCGGGCATCGCCATGCACTGGGCCTATCAACCGTCCCTCGCCTTAGGCGGGGATCTCTTCCAGGTCTGTCCCTGGGGGGCGGATGCGCTCGGGTTGTATATTCTCGATGCGTCCGGCCACGGGGTCGCCGCAGCGCTGCGCGCGGTGGGACTCATGAGTTTTCTCCGTGAAGACAACCTCGTGAAAGTCGTGGGC contains:
- a CDS encoding STAS domain-containing protein; this translates as MQITERRVGNAVILDLVGELTYANRATFKGAVDRVKSRGCRQVILNMHGVRFLDSSALGTLALVAQSLSGTPGRIGLLNPQSYVKEIITLANLHQMLPVYHSEQDAIAATDLPAAG
- a CDS encoding SpoIIE family protein phosphatase, which translates into the protein MGEPAPQSTPPVDVATAPKPAPVILLVDDDEITRIGMAGRLKRLGYRVIESVDGSAGLAAIRAHRPDLVILDWMMPGMDGPSVCEAIRADPELRSSQVVLMTAHDRPEQIAEGLSRGADDFLSKAASKQEVLARVQASLRSSALVREIERTRDDLDRSHKLLSAKQHELENELQSAAAFVRAQLPLPGIPAPGIAMHWAYQPSLALGGDLFQVCPWGADALGLYILDASGHGVAAALRAVGLMSFLREDNLVKVVGSFDPGAIINEANRRFPLSQDGEYFTLWVGRLDLTSYELSYATAGHSGAFLHAANGDSRWLASASLPLGFDPASTFESARTQLQPHDRLYLLSDGIYEAPSTTGELWGRPRLQATLEEHRTAGLVHSITETMAIAHQWLGGDIFPDDVALLGLEIQDRSTAHEGRS